The following coding sequences lie in one Hyphobacterium sp. CCMP332 genomic window:
- a CDS encoding acyl-CoA thioesterase II, with the protein MTHSFDDALTLTVAEAAEGRVRYAGVTPQAYQNMIGPFGGVSAALLAQGMMRSARDGLKLVSITTDFMTGMKDGPYSLSTICHRAGRSTEFWAANIQQADASSPALRATAVFGERRETVEWTEGEMPDAPPPEACEAFVPPRPWAEHIAIRPCINADIFNATSTRNALWVKFTDARPLDDVALVCLADTPTPRVFFIVHGFTVLSTISMTVYLHASDADLAEAGSDWVMIEANAGRGGGGFYDQHARIWSRSGKLLATTQQMVWYKAEKV; encoded by the coding sequence ATGACCCATAGTTTTGATGATGCGCTGACCTTGACGGTTGCGGAAGCGGCGGAAGGCCGCGTCCGTTATGCGGGCGTGACACCGCAAGCCTATCAGAACATGATCGGCCCTTTCGGCGGCGTAAGCGCCGCCTTGCTGGCGCAAGGCATGATGCGTTCCGCCCGTGACGGGTTGAAGCTGGTCTCGATCACTACCGATTTCATGACCGGGATGAAGGACGGTCCCTACAGCCTGTCGACGATCTGTCACCGCGCGGGCCGGTCGACGGAGTTCTGGGCCGCCAACATCCAGCAGGCCGACGCGTCCAGCCCTGCGCTGCGGGCGACTGCAGTGTTCGGAGAGCGCCGGGAAACCGTGGAATGGACCGAAGGCGAGATGCCGGATGCCCCGCCGCCGGAGGCGTGCGAGGCTTTTGTGCCGCCCCGTCCGTGGGCCGAACACATCGCCATCCGGCCGTGCATCAATGCCGATATTTTCAACGCTACCTCCACCCGCAATGCGCTGTGGGTGAAGTTTACCGACGCCCGGCCGCTGGACGATGTGGCGCTGGTCTGCCTCGCTGACACGCCGACGCCGCGCGTGTTTTTCATTGTCCATGGCTTTACCGTGCTCTCGACGATATCGATGACGGTTTATCTGCATGCGTCCGATGCCGATCTTGCTGAGGCCGGCAGTGACTGGGTCATGATCGAGGCCAATGCCGGGCGCGGCGGTGGCGGGTTTTACGATCAGCACGCCCGCATCTGGTCGCGCTCCGGAAAGCTGCTGGCCACGACACAGCAAATGGTCTGGTACAAGGCGGAGAAGGTGTGA
- a CDS encoding SDR family NAD(P)-dependent oxidoreductase, with translation MIRFDGRTAIITGAGNGLGRSHALLLAERGANVVVNDLGGTVDGSGASLSAAETVVKEITDKGGRAIAHGADVTRADQVADMVDQAIRTFGAVDILVNNAGILRDKSFAKMELADFELVLKVHLMGSVTCTKAVWDHMKERNYGRIAMTSSSSGIYGNFGQSNYGAAKMGLVGLMNVLSIEGKKNNIRVNTLSPTAATRMTEDILPPAALDLMTVESVSAGLAYLVSEEGPERTILCAGAGGYAATRIYETPGIYLPPEAQTPEAIAANFDRILDPAGQDMLTDGSGQTLKFVAAAAKHFGVSLGPE, from the coding sequence ATGATCCGCTTTGATGGACGGACCGCTATCATCACAGGTGCCGGTAACGGTCTTGGCCGCAGTCATGCCCTGTTGCTGGCAGAACGCGGCGCAAATGTTGTCGTCAACGATCTGGGCGGCACAGTCGATGGCTCCGGGGCCTCGCTGTCAGCAGCCGAAACCGTCGTGAAGGAAATCACCGACAAGGGCGGCAGGGCCATCGCCCATGGTGCCGATGTTACCCGTGCCGATCAGGTGGCCGATATGGTTGATCAGGCGATCAGGACTTTCGGGGCCGTCGATATTCTCGTCAACAATGCCGGCATTCTGCGCGACAAGTCTTTCGCCAAGATGGAACTGGCCGATTTCGAGCTGGTTCTGAAGGTCCATCTCATGGGGTCCGTGACCTGCACCAAAGCGGTCTGGGATCACATGAAGGAACGCAATTATGGCCGCATCGCCATGACCAGCTCATCGTCCGGCATCTATGGCAATTTCGGTCAATCCAATTACGGCGCCGCCAAAATGGGCCTCGTCGGCCTGATGAATGTCCTCAGCATCGAGGGCAAGAAGAACAATATCCGGGTCAATACGCTGTCGCCGACCGCAGCAACGCGGATGACAGAAGATATTCTGCCACCGGCCGCGCTGGATCTGATGACCGTTGAAAGCGTGTCGGCGGGGCTCGCCTATCTGGTCAGCGAAGAGGGACCTGAACGCACCATTCTGTGCGCCGGTGCCGGCGGTTACGCTGCAACGCGCATCTATGAAACGCCGGGAATCTACCTGCCACCGGAGGCGCAAACGCCGGAGGCCATCGCAGCGAATTTCGACCGCATCCTTGATCCGGCCGGGCAGGACATGCTGACCGACGGATCGGGACAGACCCTGAAGTTCGTCGCTGCCGCCGCGAAACATTTCGGCGTATCGCTGGGGCCGGAATGA
- a CDS encoding SIMPL domain-containing protein, whose amino-acid sequence MNKLGLLLIGASAVALTGCDQFTGDPVPVWARGPVIEAQGRAFIEVPANRARFQVSFEGRADNSPDASQQAVTRANLAAQAVRLATDGEVRITSNLSVQPYYEQVTQRYGENNERLVENRHPDALLGYVATVSMNVTVLEPDLTSAARGAALAAGPVNSGNVQFFLEPTAEDQRLAFAAAVNDAAERARIVADAAGSILGEIATLQEGSGPCMGAPSTEAGYDDYARYSSAPPPPPPPPPPPPPPPPPGSEMTAEQLLLDLDRYALAADREPQRVTANVCAVFSVEEARRSNR is encoded by the coding sequence ATGAATAAGTTGGGATTATTGCTGATCGGGGCCAGTGCGGTAGCGCTGACCGGATGTGATCAATTTACGGGAGACCCTGTTCCGGTCTGGGCGCGCGGACCGGTGATCGAAGCGCAGGGCCGCGCCTTCATCGAAGTGCCCGCGAACCGTGCGCGTTTTCAGGTTTCGTTTGAAGGCCGGGCGGACAACAGTCCGGATGCTTCCCAGCAGGCCGTGACACGCGCCAACCTGGCAGCTCAGGCCGTGCGCCTGGCGACTGATGGAGAGGTCCGGATCACCTCCAATCTGTCCGTACAGCCCTATTACGAACAAGTGACACAGCGCTATGGCGAGAATAATGAACGTCTGGTCGAAAACCGCCACCCCGATGCGCTTTTGGGATATGTTGCAACGGTCTCGATGAATGTGACGGTGCTGGAACCGGATCTGACCAGCGCAGCGCGCGGTGCCGCGCTAGCCGCCGGTCCGGTCAATTCCGGCAATGTGCAATTCTTCCTCGAACCCACGGCTGAAGATCAGCGCCTGGCTTTCGCGGCGGCCGTGAATGACGCGGCCGAGCGCGCCCGGATTGTCGCAGACGCGGCGGGATCGATTCTTGGCGAAATTGCCACGCTGCAGGAAGGGAGTGGCCCCTGCATGGGCGCGCCCTCGACCGAGGCCGGGTATGATGATTATGCGCGCTACAGCAGCGCGCCGCCGCCTCCGCCGCCTCCACCCCCTCCGCCGCCGCCCCCTCCGCCGCCGGGCAGCGAGATGACGGCCGAGCAATTGCTGCTCGATCTGGACCGGTATGCCCTGGCCGCAGATCGGGAGCCGCAGCGCGTCACAGCCAATGTCTGCGCGGTGTTTTCCGTGGAAGAGGCGCGCCGGAGCAACCGTTAG
- a CDS encoding GAF domain-containing protein, with amino-acid sequence MTGKEKRARYAELRKEIAAVVAGETSRTARFATASCLLSEAFKPRFFWTGFYEVDPNKPSELVVGPYQGTMGCLRIPFGRGVCGAAAASLETQLVADVHAFAGHIACDARTNSEIVVPVLDASGALAAVLDVDSEQHDAFDEIDREGLEAICQDILTV; translated from the coding sequence ATGACCGGAAAAGAAAAACGCGCGCGCTATGCGGAATTGCGCAAGGAAATTGCTGCCGTTGTGGCGGGCGAGACCAGCCGCACGGCCCGGTTTGCCACCGCGTCCTGCCTGTTGTCAGAGGCCTTCAAACCGCGTTTTTTCTGGACCGGGTTTTACGAGGTCGATCCGAACAAGCCGAGCGAACTCGTGGTCGGCCCCTATCAGGGCACGATGGGGTGTCTGCGGATTCCGTTCGGGCGCGGAGTTTGCGGCGCTGCGGCTGCATCGCTGGAGACCCAGCTGGTCGCGGATGTGCACGCCTTTGCCGGCCATATCGCTTGCGATGCGCGGACGAATTCGGAAATCGTTGTGCCTGTGCTGGATGCCAGCGGTGCGTTGGCCGCCGTACTCGACGTGGACAGCGAACAACATGATGCTTTTGACGAGATCGACCGCGAAGGGCTGGAAGCGATTTGCCAGGACATTCTGACCGTCTGA
- a CDS encoding M48 family metallopeptidase, which yields MPGHSDRLTIEIDGRRVDCAIVRSPRRRTIALQIDHEGLSIRAPQRASERRLRAAVNSRADWISLKLAEWSTRPRPPQRRFEPGETLPFLGNELRLEIIAHPTRARTRVEHRDDQLVIEIDRQLSGDMRASTIRKGIERWYRREADARFPERVRHYAEQLGRPVSAVQIRDQKRRWGSCDSKGIIRLNWRLVGADPALIDYVCAHEVAHLAEPNHSAAFWAVVAELMPDWKARRQRLNATAGTFVPF from the coding sequence TTGCCAGGACATTCTGACCGTCTGACAATTGAAATCGATGGCCGACGTGTCGACTGTGCCATTGTGCGCAGTCCGCGGCGTCGCACGATTGCGCTTCAGATTGATCATGAGGGTTTGAGCATTCGCGCACCACAACGTGCCAGCGAACGACGATTGCGCGCAGCGGTGAATAGCCGCGCTGACTGGATATCGCTCAAGCTCGCCGAGTGGTCGACGCGGCCCAGGCCGCCTCAACGCCGGTTTGAACCGGGAGAGACGCTTCCGTTCCTGGGGAATGAGTTACGCCTCGAAATAATCGCGCACCCGACGCGGGCCCGCACAAGGGTCGAGCATCGGGACGATCAACTCGTTATTGAAATCGACCGGCAACTGTCTGGCGACATGCGTGCCAGCACCATCCGCAAGGGCATCGAGCGCTGGTATCGCCGGGAAGCTGATGCCCGCTTTCCCGAGCGGGTCCGGCACTATGCGGAACAATTGGGGCGGCCGGTCAGTGCGGTCCAGATCCGGGATCAGAAACGCCGCTGGGGCAGTTGCGATTCAAAAGGCATCATTCGCCTGAACTGGCGGCTTGTCGGGGCGGACCCGGCCTTGATTGACTATGTCTGCGCACACGAAGTGGCTCATTTGGCCGAGCCCAATCATTCAGCCGCCTTCTGGGCGGTCGTGGCAGAGCTGATGCCCGACTGGAAAGCCCGGCGGCAGCGCCTGAACGCCACCGCCGGCACTTTTGTCCCGTTCTGA